GGGGGCCGCATATGAGCCAATATGCTGCGTCTGATTACTATACCGCAGAGAAGACGCCTGCAGGAAAAAAACGTATCCGGCATCAGACCAGGGAAACGTGGATGGGGTATTTGTTTGTCGGGCCGATGCTCCTCGGACTTGGCGTCTTTACCGTACTGCCGATTCTGGCGACGATCTTCCTCAGCCTCACGGATTGGAATTTCGTATCGGGAATCGACAAGATCAAGCTGATCGGCCTGGATAACTTCGTGCAGCTGTTCAAGGATCCAATCTTCCTGCAATCGATGAAAAACAACTTTATCCTGCTCGCGGTGATCCCTGTCACGATGATCATTGCGCTCTTGCTTGCGATTGTGATCGACAAGCATGTGTATATGAAGGGATTTTTCAAGGTCGTCTATTTCATGCCTTACATCTCGAGTATTGTGGCGGTCGCTGTCGTCTACCAAGTGCTGTTCCAGCCGTCGTTCGGCCCGGTCAATCAGTTCTTAATGTCCATAGGTATCGACAGTCCGCCGAAATGGCTGGCTGATACGAAGTTTGCGCTTGTCTCGGTCATGATGATTCAGGTATGGGTCAGTATCGGCTTTTATCTGATTATCTACCTTGCGGGGCTGCAGAACATTTCCAAGGACTTGTATGAGGCAGCCGATATCGACGGGGCAACGGGTTGGCGCAAGCTCATCTCGATCACGGTTCCGATGCTTTCACCGACTTCGTTCTTCCTGCTGGTTACCGGTATTATAGGTACGTTCCGGATATTCGATCTGATCTCGGTGCTGACATCCGGCGGACCGGCGAATTCGACTTCGGTGCTGGTCTACTATCTGTATGAATCGGCGTTTATCAATCTCAAGACAGGTTACGCATCAGCCATGGGCATCATATTGCTTCTGGTAACCCTCATCATTACGCTGCTTCAGTGGGCTGCGCAGAAGCGCTGGGTCAATTATTAATACGGAAGGGAGAATCTGTATAACATGTCAAATGCGCTGAATCCCGTTAAATTGCTCCTGACCGTTATCATGTTTATACTTGGACTAGCCTTTCTGCTGCCGTTCTTCTGGATGCTGTCTACCTCGTTCAAGGTTGAAGCGGATGTATTCAAATTTCCAATCGAATGGATTCCTAAGACGTGGAATGCGGTCAATAATTATTCGGAGGTTTGGAACGGGCAATATCCTTTTGCGGTCTATTATTGGAACACGATCAAGGTGACGGTTGTTACGACCATTACATCCGTGCTGTTCTCCAGCATGGCGGCTTACGGCTTTTCCAAAGTGAATTTCAAGGGCAAGGATGTCTTGTTTATCGCGGTTCTCGTAACTTATATGGTTCCTCAGCAGGCAATTCTCGTTCCGCAATTTATTCTATACCGCTGGCTGGGCTTGTTTGACAGCCATATCGGACTGATCCTGCTCGGCAGCTTCAGCGTCCTGGGTACGTTCATGCTCCGCCAGTTTTTTATGAGTATCCATAATGAATTCATCGAATCGGCCAAAATAGACGGTGCCAGCCATATCCGCATCTTCGCGGGCATCGCTTTCCCGCTGGTTCGTCCGGCCATTGCGACTTATGCCATTCTCCGGTTCATCTGGACCTGGAACGACTATCAGAATGCGCTCGTCTTCATTCGGTCCGATCATATGTATACGCTGCAGCTGGCGATCCGCAAATTCGCGGACGCATACAGCCAGCATTATTCGCTCATTATGGCCGGAGCAGTCTCCGCCATTATACCGCTGCTTATTATATTCATCCTGGGCCAGAAGCAGGTTATCGAGGGTATTGCCGTCGGCGGGGTCAAGGGATAAACAGAAAAAATATTTTCGCAATAGAAAAATGTGTTTGATGCGGGAATCGCTTGTCGAATGTTACCATTTGCTCTGTAAGCGTTTCACCTAAGATAAAGGGAGGCAATAAAATGAAAAAAAAGTTGAGTGCAATCGCGCTTAGCATGGTTCTGCTCGGTGGCCTGCTCGCCGGATGCGGCAGCGGCAAGGAAAGCGGCACGCAGCAGACCGGTAATTCCACTGCAGGCGGCGCAGCAGAGGAAAAGCCTGAGGAACAAGTCACACTGAAGTTCTACCACTGGTACGATGATAGTATCGAGAAGTTCGATATGCTGTTCGCCGAGTTCAATAAGAAATATCCCAACATTAAAGTGGAATCCGTCGTAGGCGCCATCAACGACGCGAATGAAACGATGAAGAAGATTGACCTGGCAGCCGCTTCCGGCGAAACGATAGACGTTATGGCCCTGAACTCACCTACTAATTACGCGCAGCGCGCTTCAATCGGACTCCTTGAGCCGCTCAACGATTATTTGACGAAAGACGGTGTCGACTATAACGCCGAATTCAAGTCGGACACGTCCATTGACGGCAAATACTATGCGCTTCCGGGCAAATTAAACCAGTACTTCGTGTTGCTGAACAAAGACCAGCTGGATGAAGCGGGATTGCCTGTTCCGAAGCAGTGGACGTGGGACGAGTACCTCGACTACGCCAAGAAGCTGACGAAGGGCGAGGGCGCTCAGAAGCGGTACGGCACATACTTCCATACCTGGGCAGACTACGAAATGCTTCCACTGATGGGGCAGCCCGAGAACAACAACCTTATCAAGACGGACGGGACGCCGAACGTTGAGGGCGACTTGTTCCGCCAGGGCTTCATACTGCGTGAACGCGCAATGAAGGAAGGCTCGGCGGTCCCATACGAGGATACGATCAGCCAGAAGCTTCATTACCGCAACGTATTCATGAACGGTCAGGCAAGCATGATCGAAATCGGTTCCTGGATGATTCCGGAAGCCGCGGGCAACGGACCGATCAAGCAGACGTTCAAAACGGCATTCGCACCGTACCCTACGGCTAAAGCGGGCGATCCGATAGCAAGCAAGACGGACGGCGACTTCCTCGCAATTGCCGCAAGCTCCAAACATAAGGAAGCCGCGTATACCTTCATCAAGTGGATGGCCACCGAAGGAATGGTTCTTCAGGGCAAGTACCTTTCATCCTGGAAAAAGGCCGATATGAACAAGGTGATCGATTCGCTTACTTCCGGTGAGAATGCCGAGAAGCTTATCGATAAGGATTCGCTGAAGCATGTGCTTGAAGTGACGAAGCCGGCGAAGATGTATATTCCCGTTCCATATCAGGCTGAACTGGAGAAGGCGCTCCACACGGAAGTAGAAAAGATGCTCCTGGGCAGCCAGGATGTCGAAACCTCAATCAGCAATGCGAAGAAAAACATTCTGAACCTGATTGAAGCCAATAAAAAATAATAGGGACGACTGCAGAAGCAAGGACCTGTGAACAGGTCCTTGCTTCCCGGTTTACGGCTGTAGCCGGATACACTACAATGGAAGGACACAAGCAGCAGGAGGACGGCATATGAGGGACTGGATGAAGGAAATATCATTGCGGAATCTAATAATCGTAACCTCGCTCTTGTGTCTGATCGCCCCGCTTGCCGTCTCGCTGTTAATCGGCAGCATTTTCTCGAACAATCTGATCAGGAAGCAGGCGACCATGAATGCAAATGAATCGCTGAAGCTGATCCGGTCTCAATTGATCAACGAGGTCGAGAGCATGTTTAAGATAGCCAACAGTATCGAATTCGACGCGGAAATTGCCCCGTATTTAAAAAGCCCGCTTTATTATACGACTAATTCGACCGTTTCGATTGTTACGTCGACGCTGGGAAATCTGACGAATAACACGACAGGCGTATTCGTCACCCTACTTACGAAGGACGGCCGCTTCTTTACCAATTACCTGCTTTACGATGGCTTTAATCCGCTGCAATTTACGAAGGAGCCCTGGTTCGGACGATTGAATTCGCTTGCCGCTTATGAGAATTATTGGCTCGGACTGATGCCGACTTATTTGGACGTCGTGAAGCAGCGGGATCCGTACGTCATTTCATTCGCCAGGACGATCAGTACGGCTAAGCGTCCGTATGCATATGTAATCATCAGCATTTCGGAGAACCGGGTCCGCTCGCTGTTTGCCAATTATACCGAACAGAACATCATGCTCCTTGATAAGAGCGGCACGGTGATCTCGGGCAGTGAGCATTTGGGCGAGCGCTTCCCGTATTATGAGAAGCTTCAAGAGGGAAGCGGGAATCCGATCGTAGAGATCGGCGGGATCAATTATTTGTATGTGCTGGAGAAGCTTCCATTCGACGATTGGACGCTGGTCAGCCTGATGCCCTACGAGAATGCAACCGAAGAAGTCAACCGGATCTACAAGATGAACTTTCTTCTGCAGATCGGCTTCGTTGCATTATTTCTCGTAGTACTTGTGCTGCTGCTTCGCCGCTTCACCCATCCGATTATACGGCTCGGCAAAGTTGCTTCCAGCATCGAAAGCGGCAATATGTCCATTCGTTCGGAGGTCAGAGGGTCTAATGAGATCGGCAGGCTGGGCCGTTCGTTCGATCATATGCTGGATCGTATCGAGGAGATGATCGAGCAGATCAAGCGGGAGCAGGAGCAAGCCCGGAAATCGGAGCTTTCCATGCTGCAGGCTCAGATTAGCCCTCATTTTTTGTTCAACATCTTAAACTCCATCCGGATGCGGATTCAGCTGAAGGGCGACCGGGAGAATGCGGATTTGATCAGTTCATTGTCGCAGCTGCTCCGTATGACGATTCAGCGGCAGGACAAGATGGTTACACTCCGTGAGGAAGTTACGATTGTAACGAAATATATCGAGCTGATGAATTCGACGATGAGGGAGCCGATCAGCTACCAGCTGGACATCAGGGAAGAGACGGAGTATGAGCTGGTCCCCCGATTCCTGCTGCAGCCGATCATCGAGAATGCTTTGATACACGGGTTGAACCGAAGCTCGGGCACGATCTACATCGGATCGGAGCTCCATGCGGAGCGGCTTCATCTTCTGGTTCGCGATAACGGTAGAGGCATGACGCAGGAGGAGCTTGAACGCTTGAGAACCAAGCTTGACGAGAGCAAGCGGGGACCGGTTGCCGAGTCGGCGGGCGGGTTGTCCGGTATCGGAATAACGAACGTATACAGTCGGCTGCATATGCTGTTCGGCAGCTTATGCGCGATGACGATAGAGAGCGAGCCCGGCAGAGGAACGACCGTGTATCTCTCCATTCCACTATTGAGGGGGCATGAACTTGATTAAGGTACTGCTTGCAGACGACCATTACCCCGTTCTTGAATTTCTCGCGCAATCGGTGGCATGGAAGGAACTCGGCATGGAAGTCGTCGCGTTATGCTCGGACGGAGAGGAAGCGCTTGCTCAGTGCAAAGCGCATCATCCGGATATTCTCATAACCGATATCGGAATGCCGCGGATGGATGGCCTGGCGCTGACAGAAGCGCTGCGAGATGAGGGCGGGGATGTCGAAGTCATCATTCTGTCTTGTCTTGATGAGTTTCAATACGCACAGAGAGCGGTCAAGCTCGGTGTGCAGGATTACCTGCTCAAGGAATCGCTTCAGCCGGAGGAGCTGACAGAGGTGCTTCGGAGGCTTACGGACCGGATTAAGACCCGGCACGGGGTTCGCCTCAAGAACGATGAGCTGATTCGTGTACTGGATCGGAATACTCCCTCCATCAAGGCCGAATTCATACGGAATACGATCAGCAATCCCATCATCAACGAGCACAAATGGCTGTCGGAGCTGAGGGAATTCGGTATTGAAGCTGTGACGCAGCCGGTCATGCCGGTGCTGCTCTATCCAAACCGATACCTGGAGCTGAAGGAGAGATTCCGAACGGAGGAGCTATTTTCGTATGCGGTCGATAACGTGATCACCGAGATGATTGACAAACCGGGGGCGGGAGCGAGCTTCCGGTACAGCACCAAGCAAACGTTCCTTCTGTTCCCGTTCGTCAAGAGCCTGAAGGTCAATCCATACGAAGGAATCCGTGCTAATCTTAACGCGCTGTTCAAGACGTTCCAGCGGCTTGGGATCACGATGTCCGCAATGACATGCGAGCCTGCCTCCAACTTGTCGGAGTTGAAGATGAACCTGATGACGCTGGCATCGGCCTTCGATCAGCGCTTCTATGCTTCGGAAGAAAGCATTTACAAATGGATCCCGTTCCAAACCTCGAAAACCAACATCTTCTTTCATTACCAGAAAGCATTAGACGATTTCAGGCAGCTGATTGCGCTTGAATCGGGCGATTATCAATTGGTGGTGAAGGAATGGATGCAGCTGCTGCGCGACGAACGGTTTCCGGTCGATTCGGTGCGTGCGTGGGTTCTCAAGCTGATGATGGATATAGAACTGAAGCTCAGCTCGCTCTCGCATTTTCATGACCGCCAAACGGTGAAGCCGTTGTATGACAGCCTTACGCATGTGGAATCGCTATCCGAGATCGAGCGGTTTCTTAATGAGTTTCTGCAGGAGAAGATCAGGCATGCAGGCACGATCAAGCACGTCTCGCAGCGCCAGGAGATCTATGAGGCCAAAAAGTATGTCTCCGCGCGGCTTCATGAGAAGATCAGCATGGAGGATGCCGCTCAAATTCTGCATATGAATCCGAGCCATTTCAGCCGGATATTCAAGCAGGAGACGGGAGAAACCTTCATCGAATACGTTACCAGAGTAAAGATGGAAAGGGCGAAGGAATCGCTCGATCGCACGGACAAAACAGTCGAGCAGATCTCGGAGTCGCTCGGATATGACAATACGAGCTATTTCATCAAGCTGTTTAAAGCATTCAGCGGTTATTCCCCGAAGGATTACCGTGTGCAGAAATAACGTTTGGGGAGTGGGAGCCATGGAAGCGGTGCGGCTGCAATCCGTATTGGAGCAAGCGGGGAGAGACTGGGATGGGCTGACGGGCGAGACCGCAGGGGAGCGGCTGCGAAGGATGGCTTCATCTCTGGCGGAAGCGGGAACGGAAGACCGTGCGGAAGACAACGCGGGGTCGGAAGTAAATATTGGCGGTGAGCTGATGGAGGAGATACGCCGGTATGCGCAGCGGCATATCGGCGAGCCGATTCCACAAACGACGTATTCGCTGTTCCGGAAGTTCGGGGATACGGGCTCGAGGCTCGAGTTCGAGCGCGTCTACTTCGAACGCCGGAGACGGCTGAATGCGTTTGCCATTATGGCTATGGCGGAGCAGCAGCGGGGCGATTACCTGAACGGCTTTATCGACCTGCTGTGGGCAATCTGCGATGAGCATACATGGTGCTTGCCTGCGCATGTGGGCGACCGCACGGAATCAACCGGCCTCGGCGCCGCCGAGTCGGCAACCGGGCATGAGTGGCTGGTGGAACGAATGCGCGATACGACTATCGATTTGTTCGCGGCCGAGACCGCATTTGCTCTGGCGGAAATCACCGCAATGACGGCCGGGCAGCTTCCGGAAGCCGTAACGCGGCGCGTACGCAGCGAGATATACCGGCGGGTGCTGTGGCCTTATGTGAACGGCGGGCCATTCGGTTGGGAAACGGCTACGCACAATTGGGCCGCCGTATGCGCCGGCTCGGTCGGAGCTGCGGCGATCTACCTCATCCAGGATGAGCGTGAACTCTCTGTGATACTGGCCAAGGCGCTTGGTTCGACCGAGTGTTATTTAAGCGGTTTCGAAGATGACGGTGCGTGTAAGGAAGGTTTGGGGTATTGGAACTACGGCTTCGGATTTTTCGTCTATTTCGCCGATCTTCTAAAGCGGCGGACACGTGGTGCGGTTGACTTGTTCCGCAGCGACAAGGTCCATAGTATCGCGCTGTTTCAGCAGAAATGCTTCCTAAGCGGAAGCGCGGTAGCGAATTTCTCGGATTCGATCGCGCATATTCGCATCCATATGGGCATTACGCATTATTTGAACGGCATTTATACGGATGTCGAGATCCCGGACCGGTCGCTGCGTTCACGGTTTGAAGACGATCATTGCGGCCGCTGGGCGCCTGCGGTCCGCAGCTTGCTGTGGCTGAGGGAGCCAGGAGAGTCGGGGCAGGCCGAAGAGTCTCCGGAGCGGGGTTCTTCCGGAACGCTTTGGGCGGATTCCGCGAACTATCTGCCAGATGCTCAGTGGCTCGTATCGCGATACCGCGGCTACGGCTTCGCGGTTAAGGGCGGCGACAATGACGAGCCTCACAATCATAATGACATCGGCCACTTTATGCTGCATGCCGACGGGACAGGCTGCCTGATTGACTTGGGCTGCGGCGAATATACGAAGGACTATTTCGGGGAGAAGCGTTATGCGTACGATTGCAACGGCTCGCAAGGGCACTCAGTGCCGATAGTTGACGGCGGCATGCAGCTTCCCGGAAAATCATACCGGGCTAAGGGCGTTATAGTTGACCTCAGCGAGGATGTCGACCGGTTCGAGCTGGATATGGCCGAGGCGTATGGGAGCTCCTGCTTGATCAGTCTCAGAAGAAGGCTCGAGTGGCATAAGTCGGATATTCCGGAACTTCGGCTCACTGACGATTATGTGTTTGCCGGGAAGCCCGAGTCGGTTATCGAGCGGTTTATATCAGCTCACGAGGTTCTCCGGGCCGGGCGGGGAACGCTCGTAGTGCAAGGCAGCAGGAAGCTTATGATTTTTTATGATGAGCATCAATGGGTACCGGCGATAGAGGCTGCTGCGTACCGGGATCATTTCGGAGCAGAGCAGGTTTATTACCGCATTGATTTTCGCTGCAAGCCGGATAAACTTGAGTTAGGGCTATCCGGGACATTCCGGTTCAGCTTCAAGGGAGGAACCTTGCACGGCCGCTAGCGGGGCCATAGCCGTTTATTCTTGGCTGTCGAACAGCACAAAACTTAGGAGATGGAGTTGATCGGTGTGTCGGTTGCGGTCAGTCTGGAATGGGTAAACGAAGCATGGAGACGAACGTTGGAGAAGGTGGGCCGAACGAGCGGCAGAATCGGATCGGGCTTTCCTCATGCCTCGAACGGAGGCGCCTATCGGCTTGAAGAGCCGCATTGGTGGACGGCGGGCTTCTGGCCAGGGCTGCTGTGGCATCTGTACCGTGAGAGCGGCGACGGAAGGTTCAAGATGCTGGCCGAGCAGTGCGAGGAGCGGCTCGATGATGTGCTTAACGGTTTCGAGCGGCTCGATCACGATCTGGGCTTTATGTGGTCGCTGACGAGCGTAGCCAGATTCAAGCTGCTCGGCGAGAGCAGCTCCAGGCGCCGCGCACTGGCTGCAGCGAGCCATCTTGCGGGTCGGTTCAACCTGAAGGGGAACTACATCCGGGCTTGGAATTCATGGCGCGAGGGGGATGACAACCGCGGGCTTGCGATCATCGACTGTACGATGAATTTGCCGCTTCTGTTCTGGGCGTCCGAGGTAACCGGAGATCCAAGGTTCAAGCACGTCGCCGCGGCGCATGCGGAGACGGTGCTGACGCACTTCATCCGGCCGGACGGATCGGTGTACCATATCGTGACGTTCGATCCGTTTACGGGGGAGCGTACCGGAGCTTTGGGCGGCCAAGGGTTTGCCGAGGAGTCTGCATGGTCAAGGGGTGCGGCTTGGGCGATCTACGGCTTGGCGTTATGCTTCCAGTATACCGGTGAGCGCAAATTTCTCGATGCTGCGAAGCGGGTCGCCCATTTCTTCATAGCGAATCTGCCCGAGGATCATGTTCCGCTGTGGGACTTCCGCCTGTCGCCGGAGGCCGGGCAGTTCCGCGACAGCTCGGCAGGCGCATGCGCCGCATGCGGCCTGCTGCTGATTGGCGAGCTGGCTGAGCCGGCCGAGTCAGCGCTCTATCGCGACGCCGGCATTCGCATCGTCCGCTCGCTTTATGAGAATTACGGAGCATGGGACGATCCTAATGAGGAAGGGCTTGTGCTGCATGGTACAAGCCATTATCCGGAGGGCCGTAACATCGACGTGCCGCTGATTTACGGCGATTATTTCTTCGTTGAAGCTTTGGCGAAGCTGAGGGGCAACCCCGTATCGTTCTGGTGAGATTCATCATACTGTCAGCCCGGTGCTATGCAGCTCCGGGCTGTTTCTTGTACATTTTGAGGAACCCTGCCCTTCTTTCCAAGGGGGTGCGTAATCATTCTGATCCGACAAAGTGTCAAAAGGCTCCGGGCGGGCGAAAATTAGCCGAAATAAAGATATATTTTATTTCTCTTCCTTTTCCCGGCCTAGTTATACTATAATGATAAAAAACGAACCAAAACAAACATTTTAGGAGGAAATCAATAATGGGAATCGAAGTTCGTCACACCACGCACCCTGATGATTTTAAGAAGTACGACACGGAAGCTTTAAGAAAGCATTTTCTCATTGAAACCTTGTTTGAACAAGACCGCATTCATATGACATACAGCCATTACGACAGGATGATTATCGGCGGGGCCATGCCAACTGAGCAGGCGCTGAAGCTTGAGGCGGCCGACACGCTGAAGACCGAATATTTCTTCGAACGCCGCGAAGCGGGCTTCGTCAATATCGGAGGGACAGCGGTTATTACCGTTGACGGCGAAACACACACGCTCGCCCGGCTCGACGCTCTTTATGTAGGTAAAGGAACGAAGGAGCTTACGCTCGCCAGCGCCGACGCATCCAATCCGGCGAAGATTTATTTCTGCTCTGCAAATGCGCATGCACAGCTTCCGACCAGCAAGATGGCGATTGACAAAGCCAATCCGCTCCATCTCGGCTCGATTGAAACGTCCAATGAGCGGACCATTTACCAGTTCATACACGAGGGCGGTCTGCAAAGCTGCCAGCTTATGCTCGGCATTACGATTCTGAAGACCGGCAGCATCTGGAATACGATGCCTGCTCACGTGCACGATCGGCGGATGGAAGCTTATCTATACTTCGATCTTAATGCGGACGCACGTGTTATCCATCTTATGGGGCAGCCGGAAGAAACCCGCCATCTTGTCGTAGCCAACGAGCAAGCGATCATCTCTCCGCCTTGGTCCGTACACTCGGGCGCAGGCACGTCCAACTATTCCTTCATTTGG
This is a stretch of genomic DNA from Paenibacillus sp. sptzw28. It encodes these proteins:
- a CDS encoding heparinase II/III family protein; translated protein: MEAVRLQSVLEQAGRDWDGLTGETAGERLRRMASSLAEAGTEDRAEDNAGSEVNIGGELMEEIRRYAQRHIGEPIPQTTYSLFRKFGDTGSRLEFERVYFERRRRLNAFAIMAMAEQQRGDYLNGFIDLLWAICDEHTWCLPAHVGDRTESTGLGAAESATGHEWLVERMRDTTIDLFAAETAFALAEITAMTAGQLPEAVTRRVRSEIYRRVLWPYVNGGPFGWETATHNWAAVCAGSVGAAAIYLIQDERELSVILAKALGSTECYLSGFEDDGACKEGLGYWNYGFGFFVYFADLLKRRTRGAVDLFRSDKVHSIALFQQKCFLSGSAVANFSDSIAHIRIHMGITHYLNGIYTDVEIPDRSLRSRFEDDHCGRWAPAVRSLLWLREPGESGQAEESPERGSSGTLWADSANYLPDAQWLVSRYRGYGFAVKGGDNDEPHNHNDIGHFMLHADGTGCLIDLGCGEYTKDYFGEKRYAYDCNGSQGHSVPIVDGGMQLPGKSYRAKGVIVDLSEDVDRFELDMAEAYGSSCLISLRRRLEWHKSDIPELRLTDDYVFAGKPESVIERFISAHEVLRAGRGTLVVQGSRKLMIFYDEHQWVPAIEAAAYRDHFGAEQVYYRIDFRCKPDKLELGLSGTFRFSFKGGTLHGR
- a CDS encoding carbohydrate ABC transporter permease; the protein is MSQYAASDYYTAEKTPAGKKRIRHQTRETWMGYLFVGPMLLGLGVFTVLPILATIFLSLTDWNFVSGIDKIKLIGLDNFVQLFKDPIFLQSMKNNFILLAVIPVTMIIALLLAIVIDKHVYMKGFFKVVYFMPYISSIVAVAVVYQVLFQPSFGPVNQFLMSIGIDSPPKWLADTKFALVSVMMIQVWVSIGFYLIIYLAGLQNISKDLYEAADIDGATGWRKLISITVPMLSPTSFFLLVTGIIGTFRIFDLISVLTSGGPANSTSVLVYYLYESAFINLKTGYASAMGIILLLVTLIITLLQWAAQKRWVNY
- the kduI gene encoding 5-dehydro-4-deoxy-D-glucuronate isomerase, with product MEVRHTTHPDDFKKYDTEALRKHFLIETLFEQDRIHMTYSHYDRMIIGGAMPTEQALKLEAADTLKTEYFFERREAGFVNIGGTAVITVDGETHTLARLDALYVGKGTKELTLASADASNPAKIYFCSANAHAQLPTSKMAIDKANPLHLGSIETSNERTIYQFIHEGGLQSCQLMLGITILKTGSIWNTMPAHVHDRRMEAYLYFDLNADARVIHLMGQPEETRHLVVANEQAIISPPWSVHSGAGTSNYSFIWSMAGENYTFKDMDIVSLNDLK
- a CDS encoding carbohydrate ABC transporter permease encodes the protein MSNALNPVKLLLTVIMFILGLAFLLPFFWMLSTSFKVEADVFKFPIEWIPKTWNAVNNYSEVWNGQYPFAVYYWNTIKVTVVTTITSVLFSSMAAYGFSKVNFKGKDVLFIAVLVTYMVPQQAILVPQFILYRWLGLFDSHIGLILLGSFSVLGTFMLRQFFMSIHNEFIESAKIDGASHIRIFAGIAFPLVRPAIATYAILRFIWTWNDYQNALVFIRSDHMYTLQLAIRKFADAYSQHYSLIMAGAVSAIIPLLIIFILGQKQVIEGIAVGGVKG
- a CDS encoding response regulator codes for the protein MIKVLLADDHYPVLEFLAQSVAWKELGMEVVALCSDGEEALAQCKAHHPDILITDIGMPRMDGLALTEALRDEGGDVEVIILSCLDEFQYAQRAVKLGVQDYLLKESLQPEELTEVLRRLTDRIKTRHGVRLKNDELIRVLDRNTPSIKAEFIRNTISNPIINEHKWLSELREFGIEAVTQPVMPVLLYPNRYLELKERFRTEELFSYAVDNVITEMIDKPGAGASFRYSTKQTFLLFPFVKSLKVNPYEGIRANLNALFKTFQRLGITMSAMTCEPASNLSELKMNLMTLASAFDQRFYASEESIYKWIPFQTSKTNIFFHYQKALDDFRQLIALESGDYQLVVKEWMQLLRDERFPVDSVRAWVLKLMMDIELKLSSLSHFHDRQTVKPLYDSLTHVESLSEIERFLNEFLQEKIRHAGTIKHVSQRQEIYEAKKYVSARLHEKISMEDAAQILHMNPSHFSRIFKQETGETFIEYVTRVKMERAKESLDRTDKTVEQISESLGYDNTSYFIKLFKAFSGYSPKDYRVQK
- a CDS encoding glycoside hydrolase family 88 protein; the encoded protein is MELIGVSVAVSLEWVNEAWRRTLEKVGRTSGRIGSGFPHASNGGAYRLEEPHWWTAGFWPGLLWHLYRESGDGRFKMLAEQCEERLDDVLNGFERLDHDLGFMWSLTSVARFKLLGESSSRRRALAAASHLAGRFNLKGNYIRAWNSWREGDDNRGLAIIDCTMNLPLLFWASEVTGDPRFKHVAAAHAETVLTHFIRPDGSVYHIVTFDPFTGERTGALGGQGFAEESAWSRGAAWAIYGLALCFQYTGERKFLDAAKRVAHFFIANLPEDHVPLWDFRLSPEAGQFRDSSAGACAACGLLLIGELAEPAESALYRDAGIRIVRSLYENYGAWDDPNEEGLVLHGTSHYPEGRNIDVPLIYGDYFFVEALAKLRGNPVSFW
- a CDS encoding ABC transporter substrate-binding protein, which produces MKKKLSAIALSMVLLGGLLAGCGSGKESGTQQTGNSTAGGAAEEKPEEQVTLKFYHWYDDSIEKFDMLFAEFNKKYPNIKVESVVGAINDANETMKKIDLAAASGETIDVMALNSPTNYAQRASIGLLEPLNDYLTKDGVDYNAEFKSDTSIDGKYYALPGKLNQYFVLLNKDQLDEAGLPVPKQWTWDEYLDYAKKLTKGEGAQKRYGTYFHTWADYEMLPLMGQPENNNLIKTDGTPNVEGDLFRQGFILRERAMKEGSAVPYEDTISQKLHYRNVFMNGQASMIEIGSWMIPEAAGNGPIKQTFKTAFAPYPTAKAGDPIASKTDGDFLAIAASSKHKEAAYTFIKWMATEGMVLQGKYLSSWKKADMNKVIDSLTSGENAEKLIDKDSLKHVLEVTKPAKMYIPVPYQAELEKALHTEVEKMLLGSQDVETSISNAKKNILNLIEANKK
- a CDS encoding sensor histidine kinase, whose protein sequence is MRDWMKEISLRNLIIVTSLLCLIAPLAVSLLIGSIFSNNLIRKQATMNANESLKLIRSQLINEVESMFKIANSIEFDAEIAPYLKSPLYYTTNSTVSIVTSTLGNLTNNTTGVFVTLLTKDGRFFTNYLLYDGFNPLQFTKEPWFGRLNSLAAYENYWLGLMPTYLDVVKQRDPYVISFARTISTAKRPYAYVIISISENRVRSLFANYTEQNIMLLDKSGTVISGSEHLGERFPYYEKLQEGSGNPIVEIGGINYLYVLEKLPFDDWTLVSLMPYENATEEVNRIYKMNFLLQIGFVALFLVVLVLLLRRFTHPIIRLGKVASSIESGNMSIRSEVRGSNEIGRLGRSFDHMLDRIEEMIEQIKREQEQARKSELSMLQAQISPHFLFNILNSIRMRIQLKGDRENADLISSLSQLLRMTIQRQDKMVTLREEVTIVTKYIELMNSTMREPISYQLDIREETEYELVPRFLLQPIIENALIHGLNRSSGTIYIGSELHAERLHLLVRDNGRGMTQEELERLRTKLDESKRGPVAESAGGLSGIGITNVYSRLHMLFGSLCAMTIESEPGRGTTVYLSIPLLRGHELD